A genomic region of Chlorobaculum parvum NCIB 8327 contains the following coding sequences:
- the argC gene encoding N-acetyl-gamma-glutamyl-phosphate reductase, with product MNQQQKTWTASVIGASGYSGAELIKLLKRHPGIEIEALYAHTQAGKHFSELYPAIPCDKVFQTYEGQTDSDIYFLALPHGEALRLVPGLLAAGKKIIDLSGDYRLEKVDEHKHFYGGDKSPEAVLQYGMPELFRDEIVKSTAISNPGCYATSIILGLAPLFRGGMVGLEVESVNVTAISGISGAGRSAKTELSFSEMSGNMRAYKVGKHQHTPEIMQALGTSATEPSFRFVMTPMIAPYVRGIYSVLNVRLASPATMASIRELYAGFYADAPFVRLRNGVTEVSHVANTNFCDVSLAFENDGSLVIITAIDNLVKGAAGQAVQNMNLMLGFDETTALL from the coding sequence ATGAATCAACAGCAAAAAACCTGGACGGCCTCGGTGATTGGTGCTTCCGGATATTCGGGAGCCGAGCTGATCAAACTGCTCAAGAGGCATCCCGGAATTGAAATCGAAGCGCTGTACGCCCACACCCAGGCGGGCAAGCACTTTTCGGAGCTTTACCCGGCCATTCCCTGCGACAAGGTATTCCAGACCTACGAGGGACAGACCGATAGCGATATCTATTTCCTCGCGCTTCCGCATGGCGAAGCACTGCGACTGGTGCCGGGCTTGCTTGCTGCCGGCAAGAAGATCATCGATCTGTCGGGCGATTACAGGCTCGAAAAAGTCGACGAGCACAAGCATTTCTACGGTGGCGACAAGTCGCCGGAAGCTGTTCTACAGTACGGTATGCCAGAGCTGTTCCGCGACGAAATCGTCAAATCGACGGCAATCAGCAATCCGGGATGCTATGCCACGAGCATCATCCTCGGGCTCGCTCCCCTGTTCCGTGGCGGCATGGTGGGGCTCGAAGTGGAGTCGGTCAACGTGACGGCGATATCAGGCATTTCGGGTGCGGGCAGAAGTGCAAAGACCGAACTCTCGTTCTCGGAAATGAGCGGCAACATGCGCGCCTACAAGGTGGGCAAACACCAGCACACGCCGGAGATCATGCAGGCACTCGGCACTTCGGCCACGGAGCCATCGTTCCGCTTCGTCATGACGCCGATGATCGCCCCGTACGTGCGCGGCATCTACTCGGTGCTGAACGTACGCCTCGCCTCACCGGCGACGATGGCGTCGATTCGTGAGCTGTACGCGGGATTCTATGCCGACGCTCCGTTCGTGCGTCTGCGCAACGGCGTGACCGAGGTGAGCCATGTGGCCAACACCAACTTCTGCGACGTCAGCCTCGCATTCGAAAACGACGGCTCGCTTGTCATCATCACGGCCATCGACAATCTGGTCAAGGGCGCAGCCGGTCAGGCGGTTCAGAACATGAACCTGATGCTCGGCTTCGACGAAACAACTGCCTTGTTATAA
- a CDS encoding PstS family phosphate ABC transporter substrate-binding protein, producing MNHRFRNVVIILILAAGILVPLWLWMRPPASEQQVSSAVSGPTPISGSLIVAVDHTLMPVATLQSRAFSDQYGQASISIEGSSSRPVLQFLRREAGAALIQGALSAEEDSVMTSLKRPVKQQSVARNALVLVVNKANPVRTFSLEQLRQIFSGKMLDWKAVSSVSGPIVPCVNGSDLRSRLVLSSLLFGKQDELKASAEPGLSELLERVSSDRNALAVITMPAWAETLRSGRYGQSLRAVPLIGDDGGAPVSASPATVYRGEYPLSTVILYLYDPYNPLATGFGAWLAKEGQKLFERGDMAPYQQLVRTIIIK from the coding sequence ATGAATCACCGGTTCCGTAACGTTGTGATCATCCTCATCCTGGCCGCAGGCATTCTGGTGCCGTTGTGGTTATGGATGCGTCCTCCCGCTTCCGAGCAACAGGTGAGCTCGGCAGTGTCCGGTCCGACGCCGATCAGCGGGAGCCTCATCGTGGCTGTTGACCACACCCTGATGCCGGTAGCTACTCTTCAGTCCCGAGCTTTTTCCGATCAATATGGCCAGGCGTCGATTTCCATCGAAGGCTCCAGTTCACGGCCCGTGCTGCAATTCCTGCGCCGTGAGGCCGGGGCTGCTCTGATTCAGGGAGCGCTTTCTGCCGAGGAGGATTCGGTGATGACTTCATTGAAACGTCCGGTCAAACAGCAGTCGGTGGCTCGTAACGCTCTGGTGCTGGTGGTTAATAAGGCCAATCCTGTCCGTACTTTTTCCCTTGAACAGTTGCGCCAAATCTTTTCCGGCAAGATGTTGGACTGGAAAGCTGTCAGCAGTGTATCCGGCCCGATCGTCCCCTGTGTGAACGGCAGCGATCTGCGGTCGAGGCTGGTGCTTTCGTCGCTGCTTTTCGGCAAGCAGGATGAACTGAAAGCTTCCGCCGAACCAGGCCTTTCCGAGCTGCTTGAGCGGGTGAGCAGTGACCGCAACGCCTTGGCAGTCATCACTATGCCAGCCTGGGCAGAAACCTTGCGCAGCGGCAGATACGGCCAAAGTCTTCGGGCGGTGCCGCTCATTGGTGACGATGGGGGAGCGCCGGTAAGCGCTTCGCCTGCAACGGTGTACCGTGGAGAGTATCCGCTCTCGACGGTCATCCTCTATCTGTACGACCCGTACAATCCCCTTGCCACCGGTTTTGGCGCATGGCTCGCCAAGGAGGGGCAGAAGCTTTTCGAGCGCGGCGACATGGCTCCATACCAGCAGCTCGTGCGCACGATCATTATCAAATGA